DNA sequence from the Vallitalea longa genome:
TCTGCCATTAGGATTTATGTCATAATCAACATAGAAATCAGTATCAATTAAATCTGTATATCCTTTTATAGGATTATCTGTAGTAAATTCTTCCCTTAACTCAACAACCATATCATATACTTCCATTTTACTGAAAGTATACCAATCTATGCCATTGCATCCTTTTGCCCAATTTGGAACCGAATAAGTAGTTGATTCTGTTATTACTTCTTTTTCAACTTTTCTTTTTGTATCAGTTGTTTTATAACTATTTGTAAATTCAGTGGTGAGGTCAAAATTAAAAGCTCCTATTTTTTGTACTAATTTTTCAGCAAAAGCATTTTCTTTATTTCCAGCCACACCAACACCAAAAGAAAATGAGTCATTATGCTTCTTGACATTTGAAGTCATATGAGTTGTAGTATAGCCATCAACATTCTTAACAGATTGAGTTTGTCCATTTGCTATAGTCATAACTTTATCCATCTGAGTATATGGCATGTTATTGGATTCTGCTACATTCTTTTTGCAACTTACTATTTTTAATGAATATTCTTTATCATCAATAGTCAATTTTCTCCAATTAGGTATCTTGTTAGGTATTGATAAATCATTTAGTTCATATTCATTATCAGGTATAAATTTTTTTAGCTGACGACTATAGGTGTATATTTGATTATTACTTTGATCAGATACAGATGCTTGTGAATAAGTTTGTGTTAAAGGATATGTCATAATAACTAGAGTCAAAGTGCAGATTAAAAAACATTTTAGTCTTTTCATAATCTTTTCCCCTTTTGCAATTATTTTATAACATATATATTATAACACATCAACAAAATCGACTCAATATCCAACAGACCAATATTATGAATCGTATATACTTTTACAATATTTTATAAAATAATAGAAAAAGGGGAATTATTTATACTATTCAATACTGTTTATTATAGATTCCATAAATCTTTTCTTCCCACAGATACACCTAATGCTCCTACCTTCAATATTGATATTATTTGATCCTTAGAACCTACTAATCCTCCTGCTATTATAGGAACAGCTAATTGGCTACTTAGTCTTTGAATAATTGTAGGAATGATCCCAGGCATAATTTCAATCATATCTGGCTTAACAGATTTTACTGTTTTTACTGTAGTTTTAAAAGATAGGCTATCAATTAAAAAGAACCTTTGGATGGTAAACAATCCTTTTTCTTTCGCATATTTTATATGATTACTTCTAGTACTTATAATACCATCAGGTTTTATTACTTGTGCTATGTAATCAATAGCTTTATTATCTTTACCCATACCTTCAATCATATCCATATGAACAAATACTTTTTTACCTTTATTTTTTATTTTATCAACTAAGGTTTTTAAATTAAAAATATCTGTATATAATAAAAAAACAGTAGATACAGAAGAATCTATAGCTGAATCAATATCTCCACGATCTCTAATTGCTGCGATTATAGGATTTTCTTCTATTGAATCAATAATGTTATTCATATAAACCACCCATCATAAATATAATATAATTTAATATTTTTCTAAATATAACACATTGCTAACAATATGTAAAGTTATGTACAGATGCAATTAATAATTTTAATTATAACCGTTGCATTACCATATAATAAAAAGCGATCTTAATTCTGTATTCTTTCATTATATTGAAAAGTTTTTAAGTTTTTGTTATTATATAAGGGGAAATACTTTGAAATATTAGTAAATAAGTTCTTTATAATATTCCTTAATACATATATATATTAATTCTTTAAATTCTAAAATTATATTATTATTGATAATTTATATCTATTAATATTCGTCTACCCAAATATTAATCCTAAATCAATACCTAATAAAACCTAATTGTTATATAAGCATTTTTTGACTTCTTAGTTAGGAGTAAAATACAATACTCCTCTTTTCAGTAGCATTTGATTCATAGCGCAATTCATACTCATTACTTAAAGATTTGATGATGACAGCATCTATAAAAAAAGAGGAGTGAATCTATGATACCCCTTTATGTTTTTATTTTATCACCTATTATGATTGCAACTATTTCATATATATTTAAAACTAAGTATAATAATATCATCATACTTATTTGTCAGCTAATACTATTTTCTTGTAGCATTATAGATTTTATTTTTGTTAAGTATAATTCTAAACTCTCATGTGTAATTGGCAATTATAAAAAAGGTATTGGAATAGCATTGGAAGCTGATACAATATCTATTGTGTTCGTTATGCTTGTAATTTTTCTATTTACATGTATGCTCATATATAATTTTAACAAACATTATATGAATAATTTATTCTTATTCTTATTTCTAATTCTACAAGGATTGATAAATGGTATTTTTTTATCAATGGATTTATTTAATCTATATGTACTTATTGAAGTGTCTACCCTTGTTGTTAGTATACTTATCATGTTCAAAAAAGATAGTAGCTCTATTTATGATGGAATGATCTATTTGTTCATAAACATTGTTGCTATGACTTTTTTCCTTCTGGGAACTGGCTATATGTATAAGATTTTTGGTTACTTAGATTTCACCACTATATATGACAATATGCATAAAGTCAAAGATACTAAATCACTAATATTACCTTATAGTCTTCTAATTACAGCTGTAAGTCTAAAATCAGCAATAATGCCTTTATTCAGTTGGCTACCTAGAGCTCATGGTTCACATTCTTCTCCATCAATCGTATCAGCCATATTATCTGGATTATATGTAAAATGTGGTGTATACCTGTTTATTAGATTTCAAAATTTATTTTCACCTGCATTTGATACAAATACCATTTTTCTTATTATGGGATTCTTAACAGCAGTAATAGGATTCATATTTGCACTCTCTCAGGTTGATATAAAATTAATACTTTCATATCACACTATAAGTCAAATTGGTTTAATTATATTCGGACTTAGTCTTAACGATATATATAGTCATTGGGGCAGTATATATCATATTATCAATCATGCTATTTTTAAATCCGTTTTATTTTTAACAGCGGGTATCATTATCGAAGAATATGAAACAAGAGATATAAGGCAGATAAGAGGAGTCTATAAAAGAATGCCTTTTGTTAGTATATATACTTTTATAGCTATATTAGGTATTACTGGGGCTCCATTTTTTAATGGAAGCATATCAAAATATTTAATTCAAAAAGGAAGTTATAGCGGAATACTCGATTATGGATTAATATTCATTAATCTTGGCACTATCTTATCGTTTGTCAAATATCTTAGTATGTTTAAGGGTACATATACGGGTAAAAAATATTCTCCACCGATCAATCAAAAAATTGCTATATCGCTGCTAGGGACATTATGTTTTTTAGGAGGTATATTTGGTATTAGGTTAATCAAATTACTTTTCAATATTAGTTTACTTATTACATTTGATGGTTATCTAATCAAAAGCATATTGTACATATTTAGTATCATTCTCGGTATACTATTCTATAAATTTATCTATAATAAGATAAAAATATTCAATCATATCAGAGAAATTAATTTAAGTTTTAACCAGATATGCTTAACTATAACTGTTTATTTTTCAGCCATACTTATAACAATGATGACATTACATAGAATTGGGCTTATATCAATATAATAGAACCAATAAATATAAAGCTAATAATACATATACCTAAATAAATTAAACCATACTATTAATATAATAAGATAATTGATATAATTTATAAAATTAATTCAAATAATTATATTGAAAATATTACAACTTTTTGTTATTATAAGAGTGTCTTCAAGCAAATAAATATTAAGGAGGAATAATTTGAAATACATCATTAATCATAAAATATTTACTTTATTTTTGACTTTCATATGGTGCATTTTATGTGGCAGTTTTTCTATCCATGCAATAATTATAGGATTAGTTATTTCATCTATTGCTATTTTTTTAGGTTGTCATATACCAGGTGGTGCCCAATATCTACATAGCCTGAATGTATCCTTTTTCAATTTTCTTAAATTCATGTTCATATTATTTATCGATATCTATATATCGACATTCAAAATGTTCAAATTAATTTTTACTTCAAATATTAATCCTAGGTTAGTACCTATTAAAACATCGTTAAATAACGATTGGTCAATATTTTTTTTAGCTAATGCAATAACTCTAACTCCAGGTACTGTTACAGTTAACAGAAAAGGTAATAAGCTATTGATATTAACTACATATCCAGAAGAATCCAACAAGATTGTAAATCAATCATTAGTAAATGCACTTAGTAAAGGAGTGAAACATTGATATACTATTTTTTTTCATTTTTATTAATAATGTCAATTATAAGCATAATAATAATAGTAAAAGGTCCAACCATATGGGATAGGCTTTTAGGTCTTAACCTTTTTTCTGCAAAAATCATATTATTGATACTTATTTTTTCTATATTGTTTGATTTACCGTATTTACTGGATATCGCTATAGTTTATACTCTATTTGGATTTATAGGCATTATTTTTATATCAAGATTTGTAAAAGGAAAGGGGAAAATTTGATGTTTGAGATTATAGGCTATATTATTATCTCTATAGGATTAATATTTATGCTTATAGGCCTAATCGGATTACTTAAATTCAAGAATTTTTATTCTCGTGTTTTAGTATCATCAATTATTGATACTGCTTCATTTATAACTATTATTATAGGTGTTATTTTTATAAAAGGCATAAGTTTTTTTAGTCTTAAAATAATACTTATACTTTTACTTATGCTTTTTTTGAATCCTTTAGCTACCCACACTATTGCTCGAAATGCAAATATTAGTGGTTTAAGAATAGGAGATGATAATTAGTGTTAGAAATCGCTTTACTGTTGTTAGTGGTCTTAGCAATACTTGCAGTACAAACTAATACATTGAGAAGGGCTATCGTATATCTCTGTGTATTCTCATTACTTTGTTCTTTTTGTTATCTACTTTATCAAGCACCAGATGTCGCTATTGCAGAAGCAGTTATCGGCAGTACATTATCAACTATCATTTATCTTGTCGCATTAAATAAATATAAAGTCTTTAGAGTGTACTATATTATGGAATCACAGGAATCATATTATATACAGAAAAATGATTTATGTAAGACTTTAGCAAAATATTCTTATGAAAAAGAATTGGAACTGGATATAGTTAATTCCAACAAAAGCATTGAAGACATAGTTAATGATTATCCTTATGATATTATAGTTCTTCATAGTTCTGATACTATAACTGTATATGGTGACAAATCAAATTACCATTTTGATGATTTGATTAAATATATTGGTGATACTACAAATATTGAAGTTACTTATGATTATCTAATAGAAAATGAAGGAGATACATTGTTATGAGAAGAAAATTACTAGCAATATTTTTATTGATTGTCTTTTTAATATGTATATCACTTGATATTGTTCCTCTTGATAATTCAACAGAGGTATTGAACTATTATGTTGATAATAGTTTAGATGAAACTGGAAGCGTTAACGTTGTTACTTCTATATATCTTAATTATAGAGTATTTGATACTATATTTGAAACATTACTATTATTAATAAGCATAATTGGTATAATATATTTTTCAAGGCATGAGGGAGATTATTAGTACTAAGTACAAGGAGGTCAACTGAAATGAGAAGCAGATCTGAACTGCTCATTAAGTCATTAGGTATACTATATCCCATTATATTCTTATTTGGTATATATATAACTATATATGGTCACAATACACCAGGAGGAGGATTTCAAGGTGGTGCTATCATGAGCTCTACCTTTATAATTCA
Encoded proteins:
- a CDS encoding monovalent cation/H(+) antiporter subunit G → MFEIIGYIIISIGLIFMLIGLIGLLKFKNFYSRVLVSSIIDTASFITIIIGVIFIKGISFFSLKIILILLLMLFLNPLATHTIARNANISGLRIGDDN
- a CDS encoding complex I subunit 5 family protein, with the translated sequence MIPLYVFILSPIMIATISYIFKTKYNNIIILICQLILFSCSIIDFIFVKYNSKLSCVIGNYKKGIGIALEADTISIVFVMLVIFLFTCMLIYNFNKHYMNNLFLFLFLILQGLINGIFLSMDLFNLYVLIEVSTLVVSILIMFKKDSSSIYDGMIYLFINIVAMTFFLLGTGYMYKIFGYLDFTTIYDNMHKVKDTKSLILPYSLLITAVSLKSAIMPLFSWLPRAHGSHSSPSIVSAILSGLYVKCGVYLFIRFQNLFSPAFDTNTIFLIMGFLTAVIGFIFALSQVDIKLILSYHTISQIGLIIFGLSLNDIYSHWGSIYHIINHAIFKSVLFLTAGIIIEEYETRDIRQIRGVYKRMPFVSIYTFIAILGITGAPFFNGSISKYLIQKGSYSGILDYGLIFINLGTILSFVKYLSMFKGTYTGKKYSPPINQKIAISLLGTLCFLGGIFGIRLIKLLFNISLLITFDGYLIKSILYIFSIILGILFYKFIYNKIKIFNHIREINLSFNQICLTITVYFSAILITMMTLHRIGLISI
- a CDS encoding Na+/H+ antiporter subunit E; the encoded protein is MKYIINHKIFTLFLTFIWCILCGSFSIHAIIIGLVISSIAIFLGCHIPGGAQYLHSLNVSFFNFLKFMFILFIDIYISTFKMFKLIFTSNINPRLVPIKTSLNNDWSIFFLANAITLTPGTVTVNRKGNKLLILTTYPEESNKIVNQSLVNALSKGVKH
- a CDS encoding Na(+)/H(+) antiporter subunit B, which encodes MLEIALLLLVVLAILAVQTNTLRRAIVYLCVFSLLCSFCYLLYQAPDVAIAEAVIGSTLSTIIYLVALNKYKVFRVYYIMESQESYYIQKNDLCKTLAKYSYEKELELDIVNSNKSIEDIVNDYPYDIIVLHSSDTITVYGDKSNYHFDDLIKYIGDTTNIEVTYDYLIENEGDTLL
- a CDS encoding glycerol-3-phosphate responsive antiterminator, producing the protein MNNIIDSIEENPIIAAIRDRGDIDSAIDSSVSTVFLLYTDIFNLKTLVDKIKNKGKKVFVHMDMIEGMGKDNKAIDYIAQVIKPDGIISTRSNHIKYAKEKGLFTIQRFFLIDSLSFKTTVKTVKSVKPDMIEIMPGIIPTIIQRLSSQLAVPIIAGGLVGSKDQIISILKVGALGVSVGRKDLWNL
- the mbhE gene encoding hydrogen gas-evolving membrane-bound hydrogenase subunit E, whose protein sequence is MRRKLLAIFLLIVFLICISLDIVPLDNSTEVLNYYVDNSLDETGSVNVVTSIYLNYRVFDTIFETLLLLISIIGIIYFSRHEGDY
- a CDS encoding monovalent cation/H+ antiporter complex subunit F, with product MSIISIIIIVKGPTIWDRLLGLNLFSAKIILLILIFSILFDLPYLLDIAIVYTLFGFIGIIFISRFVKGKGKI